In bacterium, the genomic stretch TGTCTATCTTCTGGACTCAGAGTCATATAGGCGCTCATCTCGCTCGCATATACCTGCTGCCTCTGTTCAGGCGTCATATTGGCCATATCCACGGTGTTTTTCATTTCGGCTTTACTGATCCGGTCGACATCCGATTCCACTTTGGCAGCCTGTGCTGCATCGGCCTCAGGGTTTAGTATTACGTATACGGTGGTCCAGGTGTAACCCTCGGGAAGCTGCAGACCCGACGTATCGGGAGACTTAGTAAGATCTTTTGCACATATCGAGGTCGTCTTGCTCGCGGGGTCCTCCACAGACAGACCGACCATAGGCAGCGCACTCAATGACAATATGGCAGACTTTAGCTGTTCAAGCTTTATAGTTGTGTCCGCGGGTTTTGCGAACTGCAGCTTTTTCCAGGCCAGTTTATCGAGCTTGGTAATGACATCCAGAGCCTGGTTCACATCAACATCACTAATACTCACTGAAATACTCGCTTGAGCCTTTGGGTCAACTACGATTGAAATACCTGCCTGTTGCTCAATCTGAAAGGCGACATCCTTAATGGGCATATCGCTGACGTTCAGGCTCACTTTACCGGCAGCATATGCTCCTGAAACAAAATACAGCAGAATGATGAATGCGGACAATGCGGTTCTCATTTCAACTCCTCCAATTGCAAGCGTACATTATTATAGCACCTTACAGGCAGGTTCAACGCATAACATACCCATGGCCAGCTTGCATATTATCAGAATTAGACGCACTGGAACCTTGGAGGTTACGTTGCAGCAGATTGTCTTTTATCTGCGGCGCTGGCGGCTGGAGAGGATTTTTTGGGCTTCGCGGTATTTGACTACAGTCCTGCGGGCAACATTGAGTCCCTGCTCCTGCAGATGCTTTGCAATCTGCTGGTCACTGAGAGGATTGCATTTATCTTCCGATGCTATGAGTTCACCGATCATATCCTTGATGGATACAGAACCATCGAAGAAAAAGTCAAACGGTATAACTTCCTGGCTTGGAAGTTGAACATACTTGTTCGCCGTGGCACGACTGACAGTGGATTCATGCATCTTTAGCGAACGCGCTATCTTCGTGCGAGTCAGCGGCCTCAAAAAAGACTTCGCGCCGGTTTCTATATAGCCCTGTTGGAACTCCACGATCCATTTCGTGATCTGACGCAGCGTCTTGCGCCTCTCGTTTATATAGCGTATGAACAGGTCGGCGCGCTCGACAAACTGAGAGATGTGGCTCTTATCATCACCGCTGTATTTCTTCGACCCACCATTGCGAATTTCATTGTACATCTGGCGATATCTTGAGTTAATTGCCAGCAGATAATAATCACTGCCCGCCACATCGATTTCATAACCATTCGACGTCCGGCGCACCACGACATCCGGTTTGACTGCACCACCATGATTTACAGGCTCATTCTGATATGGAGGTCGGAAACTGTTGCCGGGATAAGGGTTCAACTGCTTTTTGATGAACTCGATTGCACAGCCGACATCCTTTGCAGTCACCTTGAGACGACGGGCAATCCTGCCTACCTTGCCGGAAAGCATCTCCTGCCAGTAATCACGCACCATTGCCAACGCAACCGGATTGCCGCATTCATCCTCTTCCAGCCTTTCGAGCTGGATCCCTAGGCATTCCTGCAAATTCCGCGCACCAATCCCCGGAGGATCGAGAGTATGGATAACCGAAAGCACCATCTCGACCTCATCTATATCCTTGCCCATCTCATGAGCAAGCTCTTCTATGGTACACTCAAGATAGCCGGATTCATTTATGTTGGATATTATATATTCGCCGATTTCCCATTGCTCGGATGGAATTACGGCACGCAAAAGTTCAGTGAGGTAATCATGAAGCGTGATTTCAGCCCGGATGTTTGAGATGAAATCACCTTCCCCATCGTCCGCATCCGCTGCAAAATCAATCGGCTCCTCTAGCTCATATACGCTGATATCGGTATCATCCGAAGAGACGGACTGCTTGCGGAAAGGACAGTCCAGACACAAAGTCTTGGGCTGCTCGCAGCCTTCACAGGGGTCTTCCTCTGGTACCTCAAGCGCCGGATTCTCCGCAAGTTCCTGCTCGATGACCTGTTGCAACTCCAAAGAAGAAAGCTGCAATATGTTGTTGGCCATGATTAACTTGGGGTCAATCCGTTGTGATAGAGTCTGTTTTAGACCTTGCTCGATCAGCAATCCGTAGTTCACCTCTCTCGCCTGCCGTACCTATATCTATTATCGGCAGATAATGAGGGATCCTCAATTCTCCTTGCGCAATGTGTCTATAATGCGGGGGTATACAACTATCAAACTACCTGGAGTATATCATGCACCCCGCACGCTGTCAATTAATGTCTAAGTACAAACACCAAACTTGCGCACTGCCAACTTAGCTGCTCCAACCTTGTCACCAGCAAGGAGATTTCCTTCGATTATCTCTCTTTCCAGATAGGCCTTGACCTCGCCTACGCGCGGTCCAGGATCAATGCACAGCAAATCGATTATTTCACGCCCATCAAGTGGACTGGCAATTTTGTGTCCTGCCAGCTTTGCCTTTACTCGCTCCACATGCTCTCGAAAAGCATCCAGATCGACTGAAGGCATATCAGTATTTGACGCTGACTTGTCAGCCTGGGTAAGCAAGATCAGGTCTTCCAGGTGATGGTCAGCCTCGCGTATGAGACGGCGCACGGCAGCATCAGTCCACACTTTATCATATTCCCCAACTCGCAGATGCATTGATATCAGAAATTCGACCTCGCTTATCTCTGAGTTTGAAAATTTCAATCTGCGCATTATTTTATGGGCCATCTTCGCGCCGACTTGAGCATGATTATAGAAATGAACGGCTCCGTCAGGAGCGACCGTTTTTGTCTCGACCTTTCCCACATCATGCATCAAAGCAGTCAGCCGTAATATCATACCCGATTCGACAGGAATTAACTCAAGTGTCCGTAAAGAATGTGTCCATACGTCGTATATGTGATAGATATTTTGAGTGACACCATGCATCGCCGCCAGCTCAGGAGCAAATACATCAAGCAGCCCAGTCTCGCGCATGCTCTCCAGCCCATGGATTACTCCCGCACTCATCAAAATTTTCAGGAATTCGTCCTTAATGCGCTCCTGGCTGACTATACTCAATCTGGGTGCGCAGGCATATATTGCTGAGTAGGTCTTGTCGTCTATCTTGAACCCGTATCGAGATGCAAAACGTATTGCGCGAAGCATACGTAGAGGATCATCGGCAAATGTAACCATCGGATCGACAGGAGTGCGAATAATCCCATCGCGGATATCTGTCTCTGCCTGGCCGGTAAGGTCTAGAATCTCGCCGGTGTGGAGGTTTTCGAGCAGTGTATTGATCGTAAAATCGCGGCGGGAAACATCGTCGGCAAGAGTGCCGGGCTGTGTGAACGGCTTGCGGCTGGATGGGTCATATGACTCTTTTCTTGCCCCTACGATCTCGACCTGACGGCCATCGACTATGACCATAGCCGTGCCGAAACGCGCAAACGTTACCGGGCGGTATTCGGCGACGCCGCGCTCATGCAAAAAACAAGCAAGTTCCGCCGCACCGCCCTCAAGCACGATGTCTATATCCTCATCAGGCGGCATACCCATGAACTTGTCGCGTACTATGCCGCCGACCAGATAAAGCCGACCCTCGTATGGACTATCGGCTGTTTCCCTCCGAAGTTTTTCGATTACCCGGTTCATTATACATCCGCTTCATAGCAGTTTCGATCGCGCCCTCGAGGGACTGCTGCTGTTGAAGAAGAGTGATGTCCCCTCGGGTGCGCTCGAGAACACCTCTGACCATATCCGTCTGCCGCCGGAGACCCTGTGTGACTGCGTCGGGATAGTCGAACGTGATGAGAATATAGTATACCTCGTCCATTATATCCAGAATCCGCTCAGCCCTAACCAGGTCACCATGACGCATCACGTCCAGGACATGCCGCCTGCTCTCGCCAATCGCCTCTGCCATTCCATTGAGATATGCGGCCGCTTCGACACCCAGTTCTTCATGGCGCGGAAACTCCATCTCGCGGATTATCGCATAAGTCAGCTCCGATTCGGCATACTCCTTTTGAGCATCTTGAACATAGCCGGTGTAATAAATTTCGAGCTTGTCCCTGAGTATCCGCTTTGCTTCTTCGACTTTTTTGCGAGCCTCTGACTTTAGCCTGCAGGCTTCATCGTAATCTTCTCTATGGCTCGCACGTATTGAGTTTGCCGAAAGCCTGATCGTCTCACGAGAAAGCTTCAAAGCCTCTTCTCTGACTGCGTTGGTTTCATCGAGCTGTCCACGAATCTCATCAGCTATTTTTGTTATGTTTTCCATTTGCCCTCCATAGTGGAAAGTTGAGAGTGGAAAGTGGAAAGCCCGGAATGCTTGTCGTACTTTCTACTTTCGACTGGAAGCTATATATGGCTTTTTACTGTGTCAAGTTCACAGCAGATACCTCACTTTTGTTCGGAATGACTTGATTTGATATGCCATTCGTTTTATATTCAGCTTTCCTACTCCATATTGCCTGTTAACTGTTATCTATTTGGGTTTGATGCGCATGAGCACGTTTTGCATCTCATCCGCGCATTTGTGAAGCTCTGATGCGGCATTGGTCAAACGTCGATGGTTTTCTTTCTTCTCCGCAGCAGCAGATGCCTCCTCCAACTCGCCCATAGCAGCCGCTATCCTGTCTTTTATTGCCCGAAAAACCGACTCAGTATGATTCATGGCACGATTTTAGCACGAGCGAAGCAGAGTATTCAAGGGCGCAGTGTCGTCCGCCTACTTTTTTGCTCTCATTCTGGAACAATGGCAGCCATTTTGAGGTCTACTAATCGGGTGAAAAAGCGCGTTGACACGATGCTAAGCGTATGCTACGATATTGACGAGCTTTTGAGGAACTGATTCCTCAGCCCAAAAAGCAGTTTCAGAGAAAGGATGGTGTCTGAGGTAGGCCAAACATAAATCAAGCAATTCTGTATTGTATTTTATTGGTTCGACTACCCAAATTTCTATGAGGAGAAAAACTATGAAAGGTCGCAAAGGCTTTACACTAATCGAGCTTCTGGTTGTTATTGCGATTATTGCCATATTGGCCGCGATTCTGTTCCCGGTCTTTGCCAAGGCCCGCAGACAGGCGCAGGCAAGCAACTGCGAGTCTAACCTGAAGCAAATCGGCAGCGGTATTAAAATGTATCTCTCCGACTGGGAAGATACTTATCCAACCAACAGGCTTGCCAGTATTACATCACAAACACCACCTCCTATTGTGGCGGAAGTGCCGCTGTCTATCAATACCACCAGCGGTAAATATGGAGATAAAGGTGAGCCTAAGACTGTCAACGGAAGACCGGTCAGGTTCGTTGGTCCCAGCGCCGGCGGCAGTATAAACAAAAGTACATTAGGCTATGGTCCAAACTGGGTTGAGGCACTCTATAACTATGTTGAGGCAGTCACAAAAATGTCTGACTCATCAAGCATTTGGAAGTGTCAAGCCTCCGTTGTGTTAGGGCGAAAAGATCAGAATTTCAGTTGTGTGAGTTACGCTTTCAATCCAAACCTTATTGAGGTCGGTGAGGGAGCTGTTAAGTGCTCTGGAAACTTGATGATGGTCCGCGAGATGGATGGCTATCAGTATTCGGCAATTAGGCCGACTAACATCTCCAGGGATAATGTTTCTAATCCACCTGCTAACAGCGGTAAAAATAATGCACCGGTAGTCCCATTCCTGGCAAATGATGCGGATGGCTATATCATCACTTCTCCAAAAGCAAATTACAAATTGCATGGGACTGGCTCTCATATACTTTTTGCTGACGGGCATGTCAAGCTGATTCCAAGATTAGTATTTATTAAAGATTCCGATTTCTATCAGTGCACTGCAAACAATGACTATAAGGGTGTCTGGTTTGAAAGTACTGATTTGAAGATTGCAATTACACCTGACTAGACAACACAGATCGAAATGAGGAGGTGAAGCCGGCAGCTATTCACGTTAGCTTCATACATACGTTCTTAAAACAACGCTAGGCAACAATAATAGAGGAGGTAGTTTCAATGCCTGCACGAAAGAAAGGCTTTACGCTTATCGAGCTTCTGGTCGTTATCGCGATTATCGCAATCTTGGCGGCCATACTTTTCCCGGTCTTCGCTCGCGCAAGAGAGCAAGCCCGTAAGTCTAATTGCCAGAATAACCTGAAGAGCTGCGCAGTTGCGCTCCAGCTCTACTGGAGTGACTACGACGGCACTCTCCCGTCTTCTGCAATTGCCCAAGGTACATCGGTGGCAACTAATCCGGTATTCAATGCTGCAAATAGCACCACATTTGTATCAAAATTTGGAACATTGCCGCCAACAGATGGAACCGTATTGACAACCTGGCCGCAGGTACTCTACGGACACATGAAAAATAAAGACATATTGGTATGTCCGTCTGATTCAGTTGAGCCGTCAGCTGCTACGAATGTTTCCTATTGGTACAAGACTGCTGCTGACTGGGCATGGTTTAGCACCAGTAGCAGCACAGATGGTCATGTTGGAGCCAAAAAAGAAGGTAACTTCACATACAATTCTGACCAGATCTGCTTCTACGAACACAGGGCTTGGCACTTTGGCAATGATACAATTCACAATGGCGCACAGATTAATGCAGCCTACATGGATTCTCATGTAAAGACAATCACCATCAAAGACTGCAGCCTTGCAGAAACAAGCACAACTGACTGGGATCCAACATATTCTGGCGAACCTAACTACTATAACTACAATTTTGATAAAGCTCAAACCATAGGCACGGGAACCAGTGCCACTGGCACCGACCCGTCATGCATGGGTGACAAACTTTAGTAGACAATATTCAGCCATCTGTGGCTGAAATCTTTCAGGCGGACCCATTTCTGGGTCCGCCTTTCTTATGAGGGCATAATAATGGGCAAAGAGAATTGCTATGATGTCATTGT encodes the following:
- a CDS encoding DUF1559 domain-containing protein — its product is MPARKKGFTLIELLVVIAIIAILAAILFPVFARAREQARKSNCQNNLKSCAVALQLYWSDYDGTLPSSAIAQGTSVATNPVFNAANSTTFVSKFGTLPPTDGTVLTTWPQVLYGHMKNKDILVCPSDSVEPSAATNVSYWYKTAADWAWFSTSSSTDGHVGAKKEGNFTYNSDQICFYEHRAWHFGNDTIHNGAQINAAYMDSHVKTITIKDCSLAETSTTDWDPTYSGEPNYYNYNFDKAQTIGTGTSATGTDPSCMGDKL
- a CDS encoding prepilin-type N-terminal cleavage/methylation domain-containing protein codes for the protein MRRKTMKGRKGFTLIELLVVIAIIAILAAILFPVFAKARRQAQASNCESNLKQIGSGIKMYLSDWEDTYPTNRLASITSQTPPPIVAEVPLSINTTSGKYGDKGEPKTVNGRPVRFVGPSAGGSINKSTLGYGPNWVEALYNYVEAVTKMSDSSSIWKCQASVVLGRKDQNFSCVSYAFNPNLIEVGEGAVKCSGNLMMVREMDGYQYSAIRPTNISRDNVSNPPANSGKNNAPVVPFLANDADGYIITSPKANYKLHGTGSHILFADGHVKLIPRLVFIKDSDFYQCTANNDYKGVWFESTDLKIAITPD
- a CDS encoding CCA tRNA nucleotidyltransferase — protein: MNRVIEKLRRETADSPYEGRLYLVGGIVRDKFMGMPPDEDIDIVLEGGAAELACFLHERGVAEYRPVTFARFGTAMVIVDGRQVEIVGARKESYDPSSRKPFTQPGTLADDVSRRDFTINTLLENLHTGEILDLTGQAETDIRDGIIRTPVDPMVTFADDPLRMLRAIRFASRYGFKIDDKTYSAIYACAPRLSIVSQERIKDEFLKILMSAGVIHGLESMRETGLLDVFAPELAAMHGVTQNIYHIYDVWTHSLRTLELIPVESGMILRLTALMHDVGKVETKTVAPDGAVHFYNHAQVGAKMAHKIMRRLKFSNSEISEVEFLISMHLRVGEYDKVWTDAAVRRLIREADHHLEDLILLTQADKSASNTDMPSVDLDAFREHVERVKAKLAGHKIASPLDGREIIDLLCIDPGPRVGEVKAYLEREIIEGNLLAGDKVGAAKLAVRKFGVCT
- the rpoN gene encoding RNA polymerase factor sigma-54; amino-acid sequence: MNYGLLIEQGLKQTLSQRIDPKLIMANNILQLSSLELQQVIEQELAENPALEVPEEDPCEGCEQPKTLCLDCPFRKQSVSSDDTDISVYELEEPIDFAADADDGEGDFISNIRAEITLHDYLTELLRAVIPSEQWEIGEYIISNINESGYLECTIEELAHEMGKDIDEVEMVLSVIHTLDPPGIGARNLQECLGIQLERLEEDECGNPVALAMVRDYWQEMLSGKVGRIARRLKVTAKDVGCAIEFIKKQLNPYPGNSFRPPYQNEPVNHGGAVKPDVVVRRTSNGYEIDVAGSDYYLLAINSRYRQMYNEIRNGGSKKYSGDDKSHISQFVERADLFIRYINERRKTLRQITKWIVEFQQGYIETGAKSFLRPLTRTKIARSLKMHESTVSRATANKYVQLPSQEVIPFDFFFDGSVSIKDMIGELIASEDKCNPLSDQQIAKHLQEQGLNVARRTVVKYREAQKILSSRQRRR
- a CDS encoding haloacid dehalogenase, producing MENITKIADEIRGQLDETNAVREEALKLSRETIRLSANSIRASHREDYDEACRLKSEARKKVEEAKRILRDKLEIYYTGYVQDAQKEYAESELTYAIIREMEFPRHEELGVEAAAYLNGMAEAIGESRRHVLDVMRHGDLVRAERILDIMDEVYYILITFDYPDAVTQGLRRQTDMVRGVLERTRGDITLLQQQQSLEGAIETAMKRMYNEPGNRKTSEGNSR